The sequence TGCGAAGGAAAGGGGACAAGACCCATCCTCACTACTTCAAATGCTTGTGGAAATACAGCCTGACTTGGTCACGTTTTACCTAGAGCACTTACATGTCACTGAAGGAAACTTGTAACTGAAGAAagttctctttctgtttctgttttctttaaagtttggagaaattttggttttgctttctgcctgctaGCTGGTAAACCCAACTGTGCTGAGACGTATGCTAGATGAATTTGTTTTTGGAGTGCAGTAAAAAGCTACACTGCTTGTTTTCGCAGTTATGGTTGGATTTGTTTTGCCGTTCGTCTGAATGGTAGAACCGTGGCAGTTGCTCTTTCTTTCAGGTGGGTGACATCTGCTGGGTTTGTACCCAGAGAGACCTTCTGTAGCTCAGGTGAAGAAAGAAACCATTGTGCCTTTTGGTCTGTGTGCTGCAGGTGGCGAACTCTAGTTCCTTATGCACCTGTGTGAGAAGTCACACAGAGCTTCCCAACAGAGAAGTGGTGGTGTTGCTGGGTTTTAAGCTGTACTTACTCGCGCAAATACCGGGTTGCTGATACAAAGGGATGTTTGGGTACAAAGGGACGTTTCAGTCCACAGGCAGTTTATTCTCTGAAATTAGCCTCCTAAAGAAGATGGAAGTTCAGCTCTCCAAACCAGTCCTACgagttttcagtattttcagtttgCTCTCCTTACTGTTGctgtaagagattttttttttttaaagtaagctCATAGCCTTgccaatttccttttctttttcattattattttttttaaatcctaagCTTTTAATGCTATCATACAGTGTTTTTGCAGTTCACTTGCATTTATAAAGTGTAATTATTTAATTGGATAAGCGGGCCTGGAATGCACCAAGACAGTTTTATTTGGATCAGGAAACCTTTTTGTATACGCTTTTGTATTTATAGGAGCTTGAAAGTCTTCAATGTTTGTCCTGCATTTTTGATGGGACACGTTGTAGTAAGCGTTTTCTGCAGTGGTTTGCAGTGCGTGCTGTCAGGCGTACAAAGCTTCTTTTCCTGTTCCCTAACTAAGAAGCAAACTCCTCCCTGGTAAAGGAGGTGGACCGGGGCAAATGTTTTCTGCACTGTGGATTTCCAGTTACTAGAAGATAGAGAACTGTCATTTTCATTTGGCAATTATTATCCTTTTAATGCATGAGCAAAACTGATCTTTGTGCTGCTACCCTGGCTAAAAGCTACGAGTCCAAGTTGGAAAGACAGAACCGTTCATAAAGAGGATTCAGGCGTTTAGGGGCAAAATCAGCCGCTTCCCTTCATCCTATTGTTTTTACCATTAGGAAGAGGAGGCAAGAGAGAAACCTTGTGTGTGCCAGCATTAAGAGGTGtttcaaaattactttctttttacagaaaatgaagtttctgCGTGGGATCTGTGGCTTTAAAGGAAACCCTTGGCGGCACATGGAGTGATTAGACCTTTTTCTCCAGGGCTTTTTCCCTGGCTTTAACGGGTGCCTTCTTCTGCCTGATGACCTTAGTCCTCAGGGTGAGTAGAGAACCTGGCAAACTTTTCAAACTTTGCTTATCCAAACACAGGGAATCCCCCTCCTCCTCGGTGCTGGAGGAGCACGGGAGTTTGCTTACACCTCTCAGGAACGTGAGGTCTCACCGTGGCTGTATCTGTCCTCTCGTGGAGGAAACTCAGCGTTGACCTTGCCTTTCTTCCCTGTAGCTATCTGCGCTTTCCTAGGATCAGTGGTACGCTATTGCTCTTCTTGTCCTGTGCAGCATGGATCTACCTTTGCAGCTCTTCTCTTGTCTCCctttctttgctgctttatATTTCGTAGAGGGGACAGGAACCTTAGTAATAACACCAAAACTACTTAAAAGATCTCATTCATATTCTTTGCTTGTTACGGGACTACTTGGAAGCTCTTTTTTTGTGATAAATCTTCTAATTTATAAAAGGAATTTtatcatatattttaaaacatagtaTGGAATGACTACACAAGGGAAGCatctttttaattacagttCCAAACTAAGCATTTGAGAGTTTTGGCAAATACAAGCTGTCACCGTGTTTGGTCTTTATGAATTACGTGTTTTCTAGAGCACGCTGTAATTACAAGCTGCCTGCACCTGAGAACTTGGCTTTGGTTAGAGGCACTGGGAGAGCAGTGGGATGTGTCCTTTCATTGAGACTTCCCATTGCAAAGGAATGCATGGTTAAATCCTTTTTCAGTAAGTCCTGCCCACGAAAAGAAGTTGCTGAGGCATTAATGCTGTGAGAATGGAACTGGAAATAGAGATCGCGGATGAATAAAATAGTTAAGAGTTTCGTTTCGCTATGAGTTATCAAGGATTATGGGCAGCTGTTCTTTGAAGTACGCTAACTCTGTGCCGAATAGCTCAACGATAACATACTCGCCTCGTTACTTACAAATATTGCGggagaaaattaagtttttacATGATCAGTGACTCACCTTTGTCTTCACATGTAGAGAAAAGAGCCATGTGCTCTGTAGCTAAAGATCTTCTGAAGCTTTGCTTTCTCAGTCACCTTTAATATTGCCTTGAAGTAGCGGTGCACGGTGTTTGAAACTGAGCTTTGGGTGAGTTGAGCAAGTGGAGGTAATCAAATCTTAGCAGGGCATATCTGCTGTGGAAGTCCAGTTTCTGGGTATTGCAGTGAAGGGAGATGTAAGCCTCGAGTTACTAGGACATGAGTTATTTTCATTTGACGCGGAAAGCCCTCGCTGGGTTTGGCAAGCCTTCTTTTTCCAGCGTTTCTGTTTGTCAGAAAATGGTTCTGCCTGGAAACCAAGCCGTTCTTGTGCCTGCCATCTGGTGGCCAGATACCACGGCTAATTTAGTCTGCAGAGTATCTTGAGTCTGGGCCTGGGCTGGTTGTGAGAACCCAGCCGAGGGTCTGTCTAAATCAcacctgaggaaaaaaagtagatCCTTTTCTCACCGAGCCACGCCTCAGATTATTTTTTGCCTGGTTCCAGGGAGGAGAAATGCATTCCAAAAGTTCTGTTaccatctttattttctttcctaggATACGATGGAGCTCCTAGAGGAAGATCTCACCTGTCCCATTTGCTGCAGCCTGTTTGATGATCCTCGTGTCCTGCCCTGTTCACACAACTTCTGCAGAAAGTGTCTGGAAGGCATACTCGAGGGAAACGTGCGGAACGTGCTGTGGAGGCCGTCCCCTTTCAAGTGCCCCACGTGCCGGAAGGAAACTCCTGTGACGGGGGTCAACAGCTTACAGGTCAACTATTCCCTGAAAGGCATCGTGGAGAAGTACAACAAAATCAAAGTCGCTCCCAAAATGCCCGTGTGCAAAGTGCACAGCGGGCAGCCCCTCAACATTTTTTGCCGGACGGACATGCAGCTGATCTGCGGGGTTTGTGCCACCCGCGGCGACCATACGAAGCACGCGTTCTGTTCCATCGAGGAAGCTTACTCCCAGGAGAAGCGGGCTTTCGAAACCCTCTTCCAGGGCTTTGAGACGTGGCGGTGCAGGGACGCGCTCTCCCGCCTGGATACTTTAGAAACCAGTAAGCGCAAAGCCCTGCAGATGCTGACCAAAGATTCCGACAAGGTGAAAGAGTTCTTCGAGAAGCTGCAGCACACGCTGGAGCAGAAGCGGAACGAGATTCTCTCCGACTTCGAGACCATGAAGCTCGCGGTGATGCAGGCCTATGACCCGGAGATCAATAAACTGAACACcatcctgcaggagcagcggaTGGCTTTCAACATCGCGGAGGCTTTCAAGGACGTGTCCGAGcccattatttttctgcagcagatgCAGGAGTTCAGGGAAAAAATCAAGGTGCTCAAAGAAACCCCGTTACCGTGTTCCAACGTGGACGTCAGCCCTACGATGAAGAGCTTCGATACCAGCCAGTGGAACGGGATAAAACTGGTTGATGTGGACAAACTGTCCTTGCCTCAGGAAAACACCACCCTGAAACTGAAGATTCCCTCAGTCTTTTCGCGCAGGTTTATAGCAACCTCTCTTATTTGCTTGCTTCTTCTTGCTGTCACCAGAATGTCCTTTGTGGAGTCTGTCGTTGACAATCTCCAGTGCTGGAAGTCTCAGTTCTTTACGATTAGCTTATCTTATTTGGCAGATACAGTGGAGATAGCAGATCATGCCGTCTTTTACTGGGAACAGATGACAGATGGAGCTTCACTTCTGAGGGAAAAGTGTAAAAACTATACGTTGGTGGTACTGGATAACGTTGCGCAGTTTGTGTGCAAATATAAACTGTTGTGAAGCCCCTACTGAAATGTAAGAAGTAAAAGAGATCTGGTGAAGAAAACATAAAGCTTTGTAAAAttaattgtgcttttttttaaagacttccgATGAAAACACTCAAAACGTTTTGATTCAAAATGTTCGGTAGTGAttcaaaatgtttcagtaaCGTTCGTGCAGTTTGAGCACTGCTGAGCTGGAAGGTGAAGGGGAGCTTTGGAAAACACATTGATTCAGGATTCTTGTTGCAGGTGATGAGGGGGATAATTCCTCgttttaaatcattttccttACTGAAACATAGGGCCGAGCTATGTGCTTAGTGTGATGGTAATGTGTTTGTAGAACCAGAGATTGTGTACCCTTTGATAAGAAGCGTTCCTCCCTGAAGGGCACAGTTAATTTTAACGTATTTTTTCCCGACGGGGAGGTGGTTTGGAAACAGGCAGAGCAGTTCTGATGGAGAAGCGGAGCGCTGTGCTGGGAGGCGCCCTGCAAAGCACAGGGCGCGTAGCTCCCACCCTGGAAACACTTTCTACCTGAGTATGTTTCTACTGGTACTCACTGAAATAGGTACCCGTATATATGCGTACGGGTATGTATACATACAGGTCTATATATTTTTGTGTCTAACCAAAAGCTGAGTATCCTGCGTACTCGGATTACTGTAGGTAATGGCTGTTGTTTACATGTACTATACAAAAACCTATCTCCAGGGCAAGCATCTTGAATAAATCCTAGGGGTAAAGAGAAACCAGCCGAGGCTGCTGCGAGAAGAACAAGCTGCGTGCTCGCAGTTTACTTTTCTGGCGTGAAATTgtctggggggcggggggaagagCTGTCTTGGTAGATCCGTGTTTCTTTAAAGCCACAATTCCTTAAAAAGTGTCTTCAAAGCAAACAGCTCGGCGTGGTGAGAGGCAGGCCTGTGGTCGGCAGGCCTGTGTTCTAGCCCCGCAAAGGTGGCAGCagatcctctcctctcctctctgtcGATCCAGCTTGTAATTGCAAGAGCCAGGAAACTGTGTGTAACGCCATGGGAGCGTGGGTGTCGGTGCTTGGAAGGGCTTTAGCCCTGGAACGTGTTATAGGCTCTCCTACTGTTACTGGGTTGTCGTGCACCTTGTTTCAGGAATTAATTGAACTTTCTGAGTGCGTCGGCTTGGCTGTAGGATAACGCAGATTTCAAGTGAGCTGTAAGCTTGAGTTCCCCGAAGTGCCCTTCTCTAAGAGCATACGATACCGAAATATATTGCCTGAAGTACATCCAGCCTCTTTTTGCAGTGGTCCTCTGAACAGCAAGAGGTAGAACGAAAACATGTTGTCAatgtttccagaaaacaaacGTAATGGGTGCCATACTGCGGGGGTATTCCTCGGCCTCTGTCAAGATTTAATCTGTTGCGACGGTCAATTCGCTGTCTTCCAGTAGTCCTTGCAAGCGgctcatttcaaaaataaaacgCTAAATTCCAAGAATCAAAGTCTCCAAGCAACCGAGC comes from Anser cygnoides isolate HZ-2024a breed goose chromosome 1, Taihu_goose_T2T_genome, whole genome shotgun sequence and encodes:
- the TRIM13 gene encoding E3 ubiquitin-protein ligase TRIM13, whose amino-acid sequence is MTLVLRDTMELLEEDLTCPICCSLFDDPRVLPCSHNFCRKCLEGILEGNVRNVLWRPSPFKCPTCRKETPVTGVNSLQVNYSLKGIVEKYNKIKVAPKMPVCKVHSGQPLNIFCRTDMQLICGVCATRGDHTKHAFCSIEEAYSQEKRAFETLFQGFETWRCRDALSRLDTLETSKRKALQMLTKDSDKVKEFFEKLQHTLEQKRNEILSDFETMKLAVMQAYDPEINKLNTILQEQRMAFNIAEAFKDVSEPIIFLQQMQEFREKIKVLKETPLPCSNVDVSPTMKSFDTSQWNGIKLVDVDKLSLPQENTTLKLKIPSVFSRRFIATSLICLLLLAVTRMSFVESVVDNLQCWKSQFFTISLSYLADTVEIADHAVFYWEQMTDGASLLREKCKNYTLVVLDNVAQFVCKYKLL